The DNA region CCTGATACTCCGGGAACCGTTCGCCAGTTTCCTGAACCGGAACGGCAGTGCCAAGTCTTTCTTGCACTCCCTGCGTCATTCCGGCCTGTGCAAGCGACTCGCGACCCCGGATTCCCAATCGCACCGAGCGCGCAAGGCACTGGCGTTCGTTTCCTACCTTGGCCGGCGTCGTGATCCAGCAGGGGAGGCCTTCCGGCCGCAGCATGTTCCATATCGTCCTGTACCAGCCGGAAATTCCCCAGAACAGCGGGAACCTGATTCGCCTCTGTGCGGCCACCGGCTGCCAGTTGCACCTGATCCGTCCATTGGGTTTCCAGTTGGACGATGCCCGCATGAAACGCGCGGGTCTGGACTACTTCGAGCGCAGCTCCTTTCAGGTGCACGAGTCACTGGACCAGTTGCTGAATGCCCAGGACGAGAGTCGCTTCCGCTTCTTCACCACCCATTGCAGCACTCCATATACGCGCCACGACTACCGCGAAGGCGACTGGCTGGTCTTCGGACCAGAAAGCCGAGGCCTGCCTTCCCAGTTGCTGGAACTGTATCCGGAGCAATGCCTGACCATTCCCATGCCGGGCCGGACCCGCAGTCTGAACCTGGCCAACAGTGCGGCGATCGCCGTGTACGAGGGGCTGCGCCAGTGTGGCGCCTGGCCCGAATGAATCAAGAACGGACCCAGTCATGACCATTCTGGAACAGTTGCAGCGGATCCTCTGCGTGACGGCCGCCGGACTCTTCGACATGGACCCGGATCCGGCCGAGCTGGTCCTGGATCTGCCGCCCGACGCCAGTCTGGGGCATCTGGCCATGCCCTGTTTCGGGCTGGCCAAGCGCCTCAAGCAATCCCCCGTGCGCATCGCCGAAAGTCTGGCCGGGGCGCTGGCCGGGCAGCCGCTGCTGAAGGCCGCACGCGCCGCCGGTCCCTATCTCAATCTTGAACTGCAGACCGCGCCCTGGTTCCAGCAGGTGCTGCGCGACCAGCTGTCGGGCGATCCCGGGGTGTTCCTGCTGCCCGAAAACGAGCGGCGCCACGTGGTGGTGGAGTACAGTTGCCCCAACACCAACAAGCCCCAGCATCTTGGGCACGTGCGCAACAATGTGCTCGGTCTGTCGCTCAGCTTGCTGCTGGAAGCGGTGGGGCACCGTGTGACCCGCGTGAACCTGATCAACGACCGCGGTGTGCACATCTGCCAGTCGATGCTGGCCTGGCAGCGCTGGGGCAATGGCGAGACCCCGGAGTCGGCCGGTCTCAAGGGCGACCACCTGGTCGGACGTTACTACGTGCTCTTCGCGCGCAAGTTGGCCGAAGAACGTGCCGCCTGGTTCGCCGCCAACGGGCTGGACCCCGCCAACGAACAGGACCTGGCCCGTTTCGAGAAGGAAAGTCAGCTGATAGGCGAAACCCGCCAACTGCTGCGCGCCTGGGAAGCCGGAGATCCCGAGGTGCGCGAGCTCTGGCGCACCATGAATGCCTGGGTGCTCGCGGGCTTCGAACAGACCTACAACCGGATGGGCGTGCGCTTCGACCGCGTGTATTACGAGAGCAACACCTACCTGCTGGGCCGCGACCTGGTGCTGGCGGGCCTGGAGCGGGGCGTGTTCCAGCGAGCCGAGAACGGCGCCGTGATCTGCGAGCTGCCCGGAATCAGCAGCGAGCCCAAGGCCCTGCTGCGCGGCGATGGCACCAGCATCTACATCACCCAGGATCTGGGTACGGCCGTGGCACGCCAGGAGGAACTGGGCTTTGATGAAATGATCTACGTG from Candidatus Delongbacteria bacterium includes:
- a CDS encoding tRNA (cytidine(34)-2'-O)-methyltransferase, encoding MFHIVLYQPEIPQNSGNLIRLCAATGCQLHLIRPLGFQLDDARMKRAGLDYFERSSFQVHESLDQLLNAQDESRFRFFTTHCSTPYTRHDYREGDWLVFGPESRGLPSQLLELYPEQCLTIPMPGRTRSLNLANSAAIAVYEGLRQCGAWPE
- the argS gene encoding arginine--tRNA ligase → MTILEQLQRILCVTAAGLFDMDPDPAELVLDLPPDASLGHLAMPCFGLAKRLKQSPVRIAESLAGALAGQPLLKAARAAGPYLNLELQTAPWFQQVLRDQLSGDPGVFLLPENERRHVVVEYSCPNTNKPQHLGHVRNNVLGLSLSLLLEAVGHRVTRVNLINDRGVHICQSMLAWQRWGNGETPESAGLKGDHLVGRYYVLFARKLAEERAAWFAANGLDPANEQDLARFEKESQLIGETRQLLRAWEAGDPEVRELWRTMNAWVLAGFEQTYNRMGVRFDRVYYESNTYLLGRDLVLAGLERGVFQRAENGAVICELPGISSEPKALLRGDGTSIYITQDLGTAVARQEELGFDEMIYVVANEQEHHFKVLFGILGKLGYPWADRLAHLAYGMVNLPSGRMKSREGTVVDADDLLDGLAEASRRIMEESERRSDLGEDERRAVAEALADGALKYFVLKVNPKLNMVYNPEESIDLAGNTGPYLQYACARISSLVRKSGLDPAAIDDFRPLGEPEELELLKQLALWPAQVRLAAAQRSPARLAGRVYELARAFSGFFNAHSVFDRVEDPALAGARVALVAATGSALRQGLALLGMRTPERI